The nucleotide sequence GCGAGATTTCGCGCCACGTGCTGGCCTCGATGATCGAGCCGCGAATGGAGGAGATCTTCGCCCTCGCCAACAAGGAAGTGCGCAAGAACCACTTCGCGGCCCTGCTCGGCGGCGGCGTCGTTCTGACCGGCGGCACCTCGCTGCTGCCCGGCATCGCCGAGCTGGCCGAGCAGGTCTTCGAGATGCCCGTGCGCCTCGGCACGCCGCGTGGCGTGGGCGGGCTGGCGGAGAACGTCGCCGACCCGCGCTTCTCGACCGGAGTCGGCCTCGTGCTGCACGCGGCCGCGCAGGCGGGCGGCAACGGCCTGTACTCCGACACCGCGAGCGCGAAGCCGAAGGCGCGATTCGACCTCTGGAACTGGTTCAGCAGTCGTTTCTAGCAGTCCATTCCCACCGGGCGAAAGCGGCCAGGACGGCCGTTCCGCCGGCACAAGGAGAGGTGCCCATGTCGATGTTCGAGCTCGAGATCGATCGGACGGCCGCCGCGAGGCTCAAGGTGATCGGGGTCGGCGGAGCCGGCGGCAACGCCGTCAACCGCATGATCGGCGCGGGGCTTCGCGGGGTGGAGTTCATCGCCGCGAACACCGACGTGCAGGCGCTCGGCGGTTCGCTCGCGGCCACGCGCGTTCAGCTCGGCGTGAACGCGACGCGCGGCCTCGGAGCGGGCGGCAATCCCGAGCAGGGCCGCGTCTCGGCCGAGGAGGACCAGCAGGCGATCGCCGACGTGCTCGCGGACTCGGACATGGTGTTCGTGACGGCGGGCATGGGCGGCGGCACCGGCACCGGGGCGGCGCCGGTCGTCGCGCGCATCGCACGTCAGGCCGGCGCGCTCACGGTCGGCGTCGTCACGCGGCCGTTCTCGTTCGAGGGCCGGCGGCGCATGCGCCAGGCAGAGGAGGGGCTCGAGGAGCTGCGTGCCGAAGTGGACACGCTGCTGGTGATCCCGAACGAGCGTCTGCTGGCGGTCGTCGAGCGCGGCACGCCGCTCTCGGAGGCGTTCGGCATCGCCGACGACGTGCTGCTCAAGGCGACCAAGGGCATCGCCGACCTGGTCACCGTTCCGGGCCTCGTCAACGTGGACTTCGCCGACGTCAAGAGCATCATGGCGTCCCGCGGAAACGCGCTCATGGGGACGGGCCGCGCGACGGGCGACAACCGCGCGATCGCGGCCGCCAGCGCCGCGGTCTCGAGCCCGCTGCTCGAG is from Candidatus Eisenbacteria bacterium and encodes:
- the ftsZ gene encoding cell division protein FtsZ; protein product: MFELEIDRTAAARLKVIGVGGAGGNAVNRMIGAGLRGVEFIAANTDVQALGGSLAATRVQLGVNATRGLGAGGNPEQGRVSAEEDQQAIADVLADSDMVFVTAGMGGGTGTGAAPVVARIARQAGALTVGVVTRPFSFEGRRRMRQAEEGLEELRAEVDTLLVIPNERLLAVVERGTPLSEAFGIADDVLLKATKGIADLVTVPGLVNVDFADVKSIMASRGNALMGTGRATGDNRAIAAASAAVSSPLLEDVSIHGAEGVLLNITGGRDLSLHEVNEASKVVTEAAGEDANIIFGAVIDPGLDGEILVTVVATGFGVSTPSLRMVDRPARQKVANAEDEASYAEPAWKRREARGQWGRGNGNGSSLEVPTFLRRQMD